A genomic window from Pseudobacteroides sp. includes:
- a CDS encoding UDP-N-acetylglucosamine 1-carboxyvinyltransferase, whose translation MSKLVIVGGQKLKGEIVVEGAKNAVLPILAATVLNEGLSVIKNCPRLKDVEVMVNILKSLGCKVNMEDNIILVDSSTINNTFIPEELAVEMRCSIIFMGAILSKYGKVTISYPGGCVNSWANQLI comes from the coding sequence ATGAGTAAACTTGTTATTGTCGGTGGACAAAAATTAAAAGGCGAAATTGTTGTTGAAGGTGCAAAAAATGCTGTATTACCTATACTAGCAGCTACTGTATTGAACGAAGGCCTTAGTGTTATAAAAAATTGTCCCAGACTAAAAGATGTTGAGGTAATGGTAAATATATTAAAAAGTTTAGGGTGTAAGGTAAATATGGAAGATAACATAATCCTTGTTGATTCTTCAACGATAAACAATACCTTCATACCCGAAGAACTTGCAGTTGAAATGAGATGCTCAATTATCTTTATGGGGGCAATCCTTTCGAAGTACGGTAAAGTTACTATAAGCTACCCAGGTGGTTGTGTTAATTCATGGGCAAATCAATTAATATAA